The Raphanus sativus cultivar WK10039 chromosome 6, ASM80110v3, whole genome shotgun sequence sequence actctttaagaaacggagggagtacaaatttgatttaactgaacattaaaattaagataaaaacaattttgtttattttgaattatatttacgaatgtgcatgtatatatttaaaattataatctttggtagatttttctatctatttattttaattaaatatattaaatcaatatgtaaaattactttattgtcaaaaattaaaattaaaaaatatttataaaatctgtagatatatataagaaactaatgattttacgatttaatttgattttatgattttttttttataattttctaaaaatatgtatatatttttgaaatatttttaatttaaatgataatccgaatgccataattgaatatatttatttaatgatgatttatgagttattaccatattttaaaaaagtccaaaaatataaatagacaataaatgtaatatatgagttattaccatattttaaaatttttaccaaaatataaattaacattaaatataattttccatgtcatattaatctttaaaacatgtcatcaattttagtagccatttcacaattattaatttaggtgttttcctgcaccatgtgtagtggtgaattttttgaaagttaaattttatattttcaaatgtaatttattaatattatatattttattatttttaccaataattaatataaatttcattagttaagcataaaattaagagaaatttttttttttttaaattatatttaagaatatatatgtatatatataaacttaaaatcttagataaaaaaattatttatttcatttggttaaatgtattaaatcaacttgtactaaattaataaaaatcatataaaattgtatagttacgataatttgtagatatctaaaagaaactaatgatattacgatttattttatttttaatttagaaaatttagaaacttttagataataaaaattttataattataaaagtaaacttatataatatttcgaaattctaaatgtcatattttaatatatttattttagtgatgatttatgagttattaccatattctacaaaattgacaaaaatataaatcaatattaaatgtaatatatgagttattgctatattttacaaagatttccaaaaatatatatcagcattaaatgtaattgtccatgtcatatttaaccatatgacatgtcatcaatcttaatagacacgtcacaattttttttgtgaaaacgattgtggAGAAGACATGTGccaaatcacttcgcaaataatgtctaggggaTTATTAACGTACACTGAAGTATACCATACTATTTAAATGTTTACTATTCTATATAGTATGTTGATGTGGTTTCTTTCAGTAACGtaattatagtttatatttgggtttaagatttagtgattaggattttgagtttagtttttagaaaatattttggtaatgtttaatatttagaGATTGTGAATGTAGTTTGAGTTCTATACTACTTTCGCAATATGGAATAGAATAATGCAGTCACTAAACGTGTAATGTGGGTGTCTCCTCCTTTCATATGGAATagttttctttctatttttttatcagCTATGGAATAGTTTTCAAACATAgaatataaatgttattttacagTAAATAAACAGAAgttatgttttgttgttgtatCACTCATATGAATCTTGGTTTATATATATCGATCGAAGCTAAACATTTAGAAAATCGATTTTAGCATTTAGCTAACCACACCCATACAAATGTAAACTTCACACAAGTTTCTATTGTTCTATTGATAATGATCATATTTTACAGTTAAAAATAGATTATTACATtgaattatttatattgtatagtttaatattacatactatattttcagatttttatatttgagtttagggttagTATTTAGAAGGTGGAGGGGGTGAGCTTGGGGTCATCATTAATTTCTTCCATGCAAATATAGATATTTCATAATTTCACTCATATgtactatgttatttattttattccattctatctagatttatgatttatatttgggtttagtgtttaatagttatagtttaggatttagtatgtTGGGTTTGAGGGTGGGGTCGGAGGTAGAGTTGGATAGAGTTTAGTTTTGGGGGTTGGAATGAGGTTGGTGTGGTATACTATCGTTACAGAAACTGCACTCATTTGTCATTGGtactattataaatataatagtcTAAACAgtcttcatattttataatttaatattaaaaatattgtatattattttgagactttaattttatttaaaatattataaatatatattacagtTTATATTTGGATTGGATTCAATgattaaaatttagggttagTAATTTCAGGTTGATGTAGGGTTTCATATTTAGGAGTAGTAGATAGGTTTAGTATCCTATAATATTTCTCCTATATGgattacattattttaattgaaaatctATTTCAttccatttattttaaaacatttacttattttttcATTCACCTTCTTCATTATGTGGTTGTTTTATAAATGAATTTAcagtgtgttttttttttgctaaattataaatttacagTGTGTTGTAAATAGAATAcatcatttattaaatattattatttatccaTTTGTTTTATAACTCAATGAAAACATATGTTGTAGTTAAGCATGTGACGTAATAACTTCATGTGCTTTTATTAATAATCGTGTTCGTGAATTCCTGTATATTTCTCTCCTCACTGATGTTACTATTTTCTTTCTCGTACACCGGGTACATGCAAGCGAAGAGGATATAACAGTGGCATAAATGTTAGTttgttaataatatcaaaatcaatgatattttattgattttcatTTACAATTTGGTCACTCAGCAAATTAACCCTAATTTCTATGAAGGTCacaataattttttgatatatatttacagtatatataatttataatcattgataaaataaatagtatggTGCAATTGGAAGATTGAACATTTATCTACTAGGGTCAGACACTAATTTTAACTGAATACTTTattaaattcatttaaaattacactaacaataaaacaaaaaataataatttcatagGGGTCATATGATCTCTTCACGGTATCTCCAACAAGTCCCTCTCATTTCTAATGAAGTtcacctttaaaaaaaaaaaagaagaggtgGTTCTCCAATGAAAGCTTTCAGATCTTttcacttaaaattttatattttacactttagttgtcaaaattttattagtaatGAATTGTGATCATTAAactttaataaataaacaataagcatatataaatatatagtatttacataattagtaaacatatttaataatgaCCAAATTActtataacaaattttaaaacattaaattatatataataataaatcacaaaaaatcaaattataatacatatatacaaaactAATCAATACCATTATTTCTGAAATGCTCCTATATATGCTCAATCAATGCATTTTTGAGTAATATGCATCCAAATGGCTCATCCAATCAAGACACTGTAATCATAAAATTCTATTtgtatttgttatttattttaattatgtttatgtATCTGATCAAGTTCTTGAATTCCAAAATATTTGTAGATGAAGAAGGCAAAAATTATTGATGCAAgatccaaaactaaaaaaagggttttaaatttgattatgTGTGATTTCTAATGAAAGATATTCTAAAGTTTTTGAATGAAAGACATTctaaagttttccaaaaatgtCAATATCGGTGTTCCGATATTGAGAGCGATATCGTCAGTTCTCCAGCATCACAATCTCTTAGATTCTCAATCAATTTAAGCAGTGATGATGGTGGTTAAAATTCGTCACAACGTTCTATTGGATCGAAGAAAACAATACTCAAAAGAAAACATGGTGAAGGTAATACTTCATCTATGGATAATTTGGTTTCAGCAAATGAACAAATCACAATTTTCTTGAAAGAAGCTGCATCATCTAGAGAAAAGAAATTATAAGATGGTTCAGTTATACATGAAAAATCAAGCAAAAAGATAGCTCTAAAAGAAATAGAggaacaaaataaaatcttGCTGACAATATTTAAACTTCATCAATGATATTAACACTCACCAGTTTATCCGATCTGAACAAGTAATAATCATAGAAAAGAATTCAGCAACAACAATTCCGAAGAGACCTCCAAATTTATATCGAGAATATTTTGGTGATTTTGGAGTTCAAGACCAAATTTACCTAAATATTAGTATTATAATATTTCAGTTTATGCAACttttattttgatgtaaaatattatgattgtattattattttgtatttgcGTAAAACTTTTGAAATCTATTGTGTGAAATAATAtgtttgtattatattttattaatattattatatattggtatacaatattgattaataaattattatttaacgaTAATTGTATAAGACAATTATCGTTAACCATATACAAAGTATATAATCATaattatattactaaaataattgttttaaattaaatgccaatataattataatactaAAATACAGCATAAAAAGTATACAATCATTAACCATatacaaatagaaaatataaagtgaaataaaaagtattttatgAGGTGAATAATACATCCTcaaatttatactatttaatTTAAAGGGATGATAGACAGTCGAACTGCAAAACCTTCAAAATAAAGAGATACAGAGGATGTCAGAGATACTCTTAAAGCTTCACTATTTCTGCCACTGCTTGCACCCGTAATAAAAATGACATATAAGCtcgtatatataaattattatttttgagtATTTTCGTGAGTATATATacagtactccctccgtttctaaaagatacatttttatgttttcaatacaTAGATTAATGACAAAtagtatatttcaaaaaatataattatatttattaaaaatttattggttaaaaattatggaGAATAGTTCAATGAGAAAAACAATGCATTGGTAACtacaattttatgtttttcttaataagtgtggaaaacttaaaacatacatcttttaaaaacggAGAGAATAGTTGATATACTAGTTATAAGAATGCCAACtgtagtttatatattttactttatgCAAACTCGTTAactcttagagcatctccaatgtacacttttatatttttctctaaaatagagaactctattataaatgtggatttgctccaatatatttaaagaagaaaatagcatatttctatattttctcatatacatagaggaactctattataaaggcatacattggagcaaatctacttatataatagagtttttatatttttaaaaaaatatagagatgaAAATAGAGATGAGTTGGAGATGATCTTACTTAAGTTTTTCCATGATCATACGAAATAGAGTAACACGTGGTGCGATAAAATTGCCAAAAAACATTCTAACCAAATGTTAAATATAagatatgaatcattctaatgaTACGCTATATCTTATATTGCAGTAAATAATGAAGAATAAACggtaactagattctgatcgGTCATTTGAAAGGCGgatatattttctgtttatattttattaaaatatttaattttatatttgtatttttaattatatttatattttttgtaattgtatttgtgtaaaataattgttaataattgttaatgattaataagaaattttaataattatattaaaatagttgggcTAAGCATATATCAAGAAGACATGTTCCTTTTTTAAGAATGGATACACTAAATATAaagtagtatatatttttactttagaTTAGAAAATGTTTTCACttcttaacaaaataaattatatagtataattttacaaatttaaataatatgtttaataCATCATTTGTTTATAATTAGGTGCtgcaataaatttttaattttcaaataatcaTTTATTGTACAAAAGTCTAATTGGAGTAGTATATTGTTATAAATAAATGGAATGggtgatattttaatatttaaaattattgtataataatttaatatataaatagaaaataatatatttacaatattttctttttagattACAAAATAGAAGTAACTATTAAAGCaaaattcttatttattttttaaatagcatttttagaataaaaaaataacggTAACCATTAGAAATGGGTTTTTAGTTCAGTGGAGGTTTGgtttgactttttatttttgaaattatattatatcaacgacttttctatttatttttccatGCATGAATATAATTCCGACAgcaacaatgtttttttttttgagaactgGTTTGCAACAGCGACAATGTTTAACATTTTACGAATTACATGAAACATCCAAAAAGCATTTATATACTTTCAGTTACAAAAGAAACACCTGTTGTTTCTACTCTTTCTCCTTGTCGGGTGTCCTCGAAGGTACAACATGCATTATTATTTTCGTCTAGTATACTTTATTAACAGATTTTcgaaaatacaaaaagaaatttGCCAGCTTACTCACTAGACAAAAACCTTTTAAAAAGTTGAATGTTCCTACTTAATTTGTTTGATGCAAAGTTGAATTAAAGATTTCGGATTCCAAGTTTATAGTCGAATTTCATAAATGTATGAACTCTTAAACGTTTTTTGGTAAAAGGTTATACACTTACGAGTTATATATAACCCCAAACGTGCAATTTTGGTAATTGAGTTTGTTAAACCAAACGGTACATGAAACGTATGGGACGCACGTTTCTGTGGTTTTCTCCTcatgttttacttttatttcttcaGGTTCAGTCTCGGTTCGGTTTTTATCGAAAATTCAGTTTCTCGTTCACAGCTAAGACAGATGTTGACAACACTAGAATAATCCCAAAATAtcttagaaataaaagaaaaataaaaatttgtataatatttacataatctGAGAAAACATAGAATCGCCGTTTAGATTCTTATCACGAGAGCTACTCTGTAGTTCCAGCTATCAGCTCATCGCCTGAGAGCAACAACGCGACGAGTTCCTGTATCTCCCCGGAGTCGTTGAACCCCAACCTGACAGTTTCCACCACGCGCTCGAAAACGATGACGTGGCAGGGGATGTGGAGGACTCCTTTCTGAGCATAGCCGTACTCCTGAGCGGATCTGTCGAGCAGTCCGACGAAGACAGGATGGTTCAGGAGCTCAGCGCTCACCGCGAACCGCTCCATCTCTTCGCCGACGTAGACGGGTACGTGACCGGCGGGACGGTGTTGACTCGTCTCGCCGGACAAATAGACCACGGCGGTTGCATGTGGGGACGATGGTGACCGCGGCGGATGCGTAAGGAGGAGGAGGTAGATCGGCGGATGGAGAATTCGGAGGCTAGGTCTGCGACGCGAGAGAGGCGGCGGATGagatgttttcatttttattgttttctccggcggtttgagagagagagagagagagagagagagagagagagagggattatatatagagagaaaagACATGGAAAGATGATGACGAAAGCATAATGGTGAGAGAGTACATAGGCAGTACTTGCCAGGTACAGCCCAGGAAATTTAACTTCGAGAAAAATAATACTATTAATATCATGTTTTGTTTACTGATAAGGTAAACACGtctattaatttatttacattctAAAGCTTCACATATTACTCttctattaatttatttacattctAAAGCTTCACATATTACTCTTACATATATCCATTTAGCAAAATTGAACAAGTGGATGATAACGCTGCAGAGGGTCTAAAACATCTTAATCAAAAATAAGCCGGGTAGTTTTTTTTGGGGGGATAATAGGTTATATACTTATGGTTGAACCTTTAGAACAACTGCTTAAGAAatcaaatcttataaataaagaaGCTGggtagttatttttttttgggggaTAATAGTTATATGGTTGAGCCTTTAGAAACCACTGCTTAAGAAatcaaatcttataaataaagaTTGGTTACGCACTtgattttgtattgttttaatatgtttatacATTTCCAGTAACCATTTTTACTTGTTATGGAAACTTAAAAttcatgttattttttttactgtGTTTGTTGCTAGTATAATATAAACTGCTAATATATTTATTGTGAAGTTTCTTTAGCTACTATttaaattgccaaaaataccattttcatagtaccacttttcatgtttacactaaccacttttaccactacttttaatgaagggtttagatttgaacgtttaggatttagggtttagattttatgttttagggtttaaatttgatgttttagggtttagggtataaagtttagggtttagagttgaggatttagggtttatagttgaggtttcagggtttagggtttaggatattgaatttagggtatatagtttagggcttagggtttagagttgaagatttagggtttagggtttagaattagaggtttaggatttagaattttggattaaaattttgaaaagcatataaaaacaaagatataagagtctttaacattttaataaataaggtatttttgaaaatgtgtacttagtggtggtaaagatgaataatggtaccttcaaaatggtatttttgaaaattcccctttaACTAAATACTTAGTGTAGgctattacaaaaaaattacggtttcaaaatataatttcgataaaatacataaatatatccAACGTGATATAAATTGATTCGTTCATCATTAtgtaataaactaataatatacaAAGCTTTACcgttttgatgatttttttgtgGAATAGTTAAAATTActtgttaaaattatatttatatttcctttcataaatatttttgtaacataatagttatatttatgATGGCAAGAATTCTTACCACTTTTGAACATATTAATAATACTACGCCCATGTGTATATTAATACTACTAGCTAGAGCTTGACcagtttttacttttaaaaaacaattatcgTGCATAAAATAgtagtatattttttaaaatgttgtctttataaaataattgtttaatatatttacaaacacAATAACTTTATAGTATATAAtgagtaatttatttatttttatttttttgatatgtGAATTGTATCacttacatttttaaaatatgattcaaGTGTTCGTgcaaatgtattttttattgatCAATTAATACAAAACAAGATTGTTATCTATGGTTATATTTGATTTGTACGACCAAATaattcaatatattatttacaatacTGTGTTTACATATTATGTAtctttataacattttttacttttttaataaaatatacattaaatattttagtgGCAATTTCTTATAAAGAAGCTGTAGTTTCATGGTTATTTCTTAGAAAATAGCTAATTTTGACCGCAACAATTTTAGTCGTGCTAAATATGTTCCAAACAAATACCAATGATATGATCTCAATTCaattataatttagaaaaactATCCGAACTTCTTTAAATATGCCTAAATTTACATTGACCGTAATAACATTaatattgttttgatttaattttcttttataaaaatatattcattctGAAACTCAAACATGTGCTTTGATAGCTTTAAAAAAAGCACACTAACCACTAGATTAAAGTAATTTTCTGAAATatgttttacaaatttaaaattatatatactacTATACTTCTTCATTGTATCCTATTAAAACTCTGGTGATGATTatttctgatttatataaatatactaacatgtttttaattatcatatatttaataaacttatattataaaaatataaataataaaatacttatacttatataaaattagttatacttaaaactttgaaactatttataattttttatataacttattttaatttttaaacctttaatagtatttttttcaaaattaatataatatactatatatttatgtttttatatattttagttattgtttaatatgcctaatattttgaaaaaaaatatcttagtgAAAGAAAGGTAAAAGTCTCttaatattttgaacaaaatatcagaaatatataatattaacttCGAAAATCTAAAAAACATTCCACTTAAATTTCCATTTACTACTATTACAGATAGACCAAAACGTCAAAGAGAATAATAGTACATAATTGAAATTTGGATCCAGAAAATGTAGCTCTTCGTTTTTGTGGATTATTTAAACTTTTAGGAATTTTTCCTGTTaaacactttcttttattttattttagaaaaaaaacattttcttttatttagaatttttatttaatactttGCTTGGCCGACAAAATTCATTGTTCTCAACATTTCATACGCATATTGTTCGTCTAGATATAAAATACCAATTCTTGTCTGGTAAACGTTATTCGCATGTATACATACATTCTTCTtaagaaaaaaactcaaatagTTACAATCAATAAAAACATCGAGGCGTAAACCaaacatttatatatgaaaaagaaCATCCAAATTCGGAGTCACTAGACAAGTTGTCCACGACACTCTTGGCCCTTTGCGTCCTGTTTTGTTCTTTAATTAAATGTTACATTAACTAAACGGCATCATgtttacagaaaaaaacaaaacaaactaaaagGACATGTTTAATTGATTCTATTagctatatatatttgtcattTACGAATTTTCAACTATTTCTATATCGTTTATATGTACACGTACAAAATAATCGGTTTCTCgtgttacaaaaagaaaaaaaaaaattagcaaaaaaaaaaaaaaaaaaaaagaaaaaaatcggTTTCTCAAGTGGATGGTTTCAATCGAAGGTGcgattaatataaataaataaagaaaaaataatatagtaataCTTATTTCAGATGACGTGTCATTAAAGCCATTAAAGAGTGGCAGTTGGGCTAGGTTGTACGGTCATTTATACATACAGAGTGTGACCTACCAACTCTCTGCCTGTCCCTCTTTCTCTTACCTCCGTACGGACTATGGAGCAAAATCTCGTATCGAACATACAGTTTTATTTGTTGCTAAAAAAAACATACAGTTTTATTTAGAAGggacaaatatttttaaatctgcCTTTATTAACAAAGATAATAATGATAAACAGCGAGGCCTGTCGGTTCGGCCCgaaataatttaatttacttTGGGCCTATGTAAAGATCAAGGTCCCAATATTTTTGAACCGGGCCGTCATTTCCGTGTTCATTTTTATTGTATCAGGCTATCAGCTAGTTATTACTTATACGAGTAAACGATGATATTAAatcaatctatcttattaaaacagaaacattataacttcttctaagtagattttaaattggacatcacattattattcttagtctaacctttcatttaaatgtttccttaaaaagtttaatatcaactatctatcatttaactccactataagatctatgtctatgcatctattaaacaaaatatatattcttttcgtTAGAGCATAttcacattatcatatttatattatatcatagtaaAAAGATAATAATCCCTCTcctttattatagtcaaatgaatacaataaatgtctccaatataaatataacacgagtctaagttcttaaaaataaaaaaataaatagatagaaacaaaaataaatattacacatgttattaaaaatataaatattacacgagtaggttgacaaaaaaatacaaatattacgctaatctttttttttcatcaacttATACAAACTTAAACTCAGTAGGTTGACACGAATCCTTAGCCAgtcattatataattttgactTTTTTGGTCTGGTTATTTCCTAAacaattgattcaattaaccaaataacttaaGAACATGTTTCCTCCCAtcattaaactataattatcttaaacacaaaaccccttttaattaaaaacaattatttggaatcaaatactgatgaatcttaaaattttaaatagcttgatacaaaacttttgaaactcaataataaagatatcaGAACACATTTTCTTAGATGTTCAAATAATCGAGGTTTGctttgaatatacactaaatataatatactaacgtatattcttccttaaataacagaaacatcaatttatacttaAAAAAACGATTATTGgaaaacctcttcaccaagttgagtctactatgcctaaaatctcggttacaatcaaatattcacaatcaaattgtcagatttgaaaaatcatgaatatggaaaaccctcttctccaagtttattctactatacATAAAATCTCGATGTCAagagattttgtatttattatatctgacttaataggttagaaaatattcatttttccCACTAAAATGTGTGTACAA is a genomic window containing:
- the LOC108811652 gene encoding auxin-responsive protein SAUR41 — translated: MKTSHPPPLSRRRPSLRILHPPIYLLLLTHPPRSPSSPHATAVVYLSGETSQHRPAGHVPVYVGEEMERFAVSAELLNHPVFVGLLDRSAQEYGYAQKGVLHIPCHVIVFERVVETVRLGFNDSGEIQELVALLLSGDELIAGTTE